One segment of Ahaetulla prasina isolate Xishuangbanna chromosome 9, ASM2864084v1, whole genome shotgun sequence DNA contains the following:
- the LOC131204059 gene encoding substance-P receptor-like isoform X1 — MEASAATAAAGNGSESAGVEVGAEAEAEAGNPFVQPGWQVALWASAYALVVLVSVVGNLVVIWVVLAHRRMRTVTNYLLVNLAFAEAAMAAFNTLVNFTYAVHNVWYYGRAYCRFQNFFPVAAVFASIYSMTAIAADRYMAIIHPLQPRLSAAATKVVICVIWLLASLLSFPQGYYSTTAELPERVICFVDWPQNQTQVSAITYQVCMTILAYILPLIVIGYAYIMVGITLWASAIPGDSSDRYHEQVSAKRKVVKMMIVVVCTFAICWLPYHIYFLLQLFNGEMFSEKYIQQVYLAIMWLAMSSTMYNPIIYCCLNDRFRVGFKRAFQWCPFINASEYEGLEMKSARYLQVQNSIYKTSRMETTVSSVIGNPEEGLDDGSKPRRSSVNLTSNGSSRSDTKTISESLSFYSNTLP, encoded by the exons ATGGAGGCGAGCGCGGCGACGGCAGCGGCGGGAAACGGCTCGGAGTCGGCGGGCGTCGAGGTCGGGGCCGAGGCCGAGGCCGAGGCGGGCAACCCCTTCGTGCAGCCGGGCTGGCAGGTGGCGCTGTGGGCGTCGGCCTACGCGCTGGTGGTGCTGGTGTCGGTAGTGGGCAACCTGGTGGTGATATGGGTGGTGCTGGCCCACCGGCGGATGCGCACCGTCACCAACTACTTGCTGGTCAACCTGGCCTTCGCCGAGGCCGCCATGGCCGCCTTCAACACGCTGGTCAACTTCACCTACGCCGTGCACAACGTCTGGTACTACGGGCGGGCCTACTGCCGCTTCCAGAACTTCTTCCCGGTGGCCGCCGTCTTCGCCAGCATCTACTCCATGACGGCCATCGCCGCCGACAG aTACATGGCCATTATCCATCCTCTGCAACCAAGGCTATCAGCTGCAGCCACCAAGGTTGTCATCTGTGTTATATGGCTTTTGGCTTCACTACTCTCATTCCCTCAAGGATACTATTCCACTACTGCAGAGCTGCCTGAGCGAGTGATATGCTTTGTCGATTGGCCACAAAATCAGACCCAGGTCTCTGCAATAAC GTATCAGGTCTGCATGACTATTCTAGCCTACATCTTGCCACTCATAGTAATAGGCTATGCCTATATTATGGTGGGCATTACCCTATGGGCTAGTGCGATACCAGGGGACTCTTCGGACCGTTACCATGAACAAGTGTCTGCCAAGCGCAAG GTTGTCAAGATGATGATCGTGGTCGTTTGCACCTTCGCCATTTGCTGGCTGCCTTACCACATCTACTTCCTCCTACAACTTTTCAACGGTGAAATGTTCTCAGAAAAGTACATCCAGCAGGTCTACTTGGCGATCATGTGGCTGGCCATGAGCTCCACTATGTACAACCCGATTATTTATTGTTGTCTCAATGACAG GTTCCGGGTGGGCTTCAAGCGGGCTTTCCAGTGGTGCCCATTTATCAATGCCAGTGAATACGAAGGACTGGAAATGAAGTCAGCAAGGTACCTGCAGGTCCAGAACAGCATCTACAAGACCAGCCGGATGGAGACAACGGTCTCTTCAGTCATTGGCAACCCGGAGGAAGGACTGGATGATGGAAGCAAACCTAGGCGGTCCTCCGTCAACCTGACCTCCAATGGCTCTTCCCGCAGTGACACGAAAACCATCTCGGAGAGCCTGAGCTTCTATTCCAATACACTTCCCTGA
- the LOC131204059 gene encoding substance-P receptor-like isoform X2 — translation MEASAATAAAGNGSESAGVEVGAEAEAEAGNPFVQPGWQVALWASAYALVVLVSVVGNLVVIWVVLAHRRMRTVTNYLLVNLAFAEAAMAAFNTLVNFTYAVHNVWYYGRAYCRFQNFFPVAAVFASIYSMTAIAADRYQVCMTILAYILPLIVIGYAYIMVGITLWASAIPGDSSDRYHEQVSAKRKVVKMMIVVVCTFAICWLPYHIYFLLQLFNGEMFSEKYIQQVYLAIMWLAMSSTMYNPIIYCCLNDRFRVGFKRAFQWCPFINASEYEGLEMKSARYLQVQNSIYKTSRMETTVSSVIGNPEEGLDDGSKPRRSSVNLTSNGSSRSDTKTISESLSFYSNTLP, via the exons ATGGAGGCGAGCGCGGCGACGGCAGCGGCGGGAAACGGCTCGGAGTCGGCGGGCGTCGAGGTCGGGGCCGAGGCCGAGGCCGAGGCGGGCAACCCCTTCGTGCAGCCGGGCTGGCAGGTGGCGCTGTGGGCGTCGGCCTACGCGCTGGTGGTGCTGGTGTCGGTAGTGGGCAACCTGGTGGTGATATGGGTGGTGCTGGCCCACCGGCGGATGCGCACCGTCACCAACTACTTGCTGGTCAACCTGGCCTTCGCCGAGGCCGCCATGGCCGCCTTCAACACGCTGGTCAACTTCACCTACGCCGTGCACAACGTCTGGTACTACGGGCGGGCCTACTGCCGCTTCCAGAACTTCTTCCCGGTGGCCGCCGTCTTCGCCAGCATCTACTCCATGACGGCCATCGCCGCCGACAG GTATCAGGTCTGCATGACTATTCTAGCCTACATCTTGCCACTCATAGTAATAGGCTATGCCTATATTATGGTGGGCATTACCCTATGGGCTAGTGCGATACCAGGGGACTCTTCGGACCGTTACCATGAACAAGTGTCTGCCAAGCGCAAG GTTGTCAAGATGATGATCGTGGTCGTTTGCACCTTCGCCATTTGCTGGCTGCCTTACCACATCTACTTCCTCCTACAACTTTTCAACGGTGAAATGTTCTCAGAAAAGTACATCCAGCAGGTCTACTTGGCGATCATGTGGCTGGCCATGAGCTCCACTATGTACAACCCGATTATTTATTGTTGTCTCAATGACAG GTTCCGGGTGGGCTTCAAGCGGGCTTTCCAGTGGTGCCCATTTATCAATGCCAGTGAATACGAAGGACTGGAAATGAAGTCAGCAAGGTACCTGCAGGTCCAGAACAGCATCTACAAGACCAGCCGGATGGAGACAACGGTCTCTTCAGTCATTGGCAACCCGGAGGAAGGACTGGATGATGGAAGCAAACCTAGGCGGTCCTCCGTCAACCTGACCTCCAATGGCTCTTCCCGCAGTGACACGAAAACCATCTCGGAGAGCCTGAGCTTCTATTCCAATACACTTCCCTGA